TGGAGGCTCTCCCCTCACCACTCCTCTGTGTCTTCGTGCCCAGTAGCGCTCACACCTGAAgtgacagaggggggggggggtgacgcTCGGAGAAGCTCAGAGAAGCTGTGATGAAGGCAGCGCGCGGTGCTGCTCAGCCTGCTTTCACTGTAAAGCGACTGCAGGGCACATTTGGGGGAAAAGTCCGAATATATCCAAAGGGAGGGGGACGCGTGCCTGTGACAAGCTGTGCACTGAATGTAATCTCTCCATCGGGAGGTgcgttattaaaaaaaatcactggcGAGTGGCATTTTCTAACACTGCACGCCTCATCCGTCGCCTGCGGATCGCCACAGCACCATGCGAGCAGGAGAGACTCGCCCTAGTGTGCCATGCTGAACGACTCTCCGACGCTCCTGCTGGCTCTCACCGCGGTGGCCGGACTTCTCCAGCGATGCCAAGGCTGGAGCGACGAGGACCTCCTCCTGCCGCCCATCAACTCCTCCAACAGGTTCCTGGCCAATCTGGAGGTGGACGTGCGCTTCTCCAAGAGGTCCGTGGAGGAGAGCGAAGCCTCGGCCGACGCTTCCTCGCTGCAGACTCAGACCCAGTGCAACGTGAGCGTCCAGAGACTCCTGCCCACCTCGCTGGTGGCCCGCTGGGAGAGCACCTTCGGCTTCCAGTGTGATGTGCTCATCTACACCACCAACAACCACGGAAGGGCTTTTTTCTCTGCGTCTATCAACAGGGCGATCTCGCCTGTCGTCATCGAGCACCTCGGGGTCGCCGGAGGTCAGCAGGAGTTGCGGCTGTGCGTGGGCTGCGGGATGTCCCGGTACCGGAGGTTTGGTCAGGGCAGGTCGAGGGGCCAGCAGACCGGGGATCAGGTCACTTTCTGCTGCGTGGATTTCAGCCTCGACGAGCTGAAGGGGGATAAAAGTTGGAGGCTGAACAGAAAGCCCATCGAGTCGACACTTGTGGCTTGTTTCATGACTTTGGTCATCATTGTGTGGAGTGTTGCTGCTCTCATATGGCCAGTCCCGATCATTGCAGGCTTTCTGCCCAATGGGATGGAGCAGAGGAGACCGAGATAATTGAAATGATCTTTATTATAATTAGCCTGTGCTGCCTATACTATAACTGTAGCCACCCAACTGTTTACCTGAATGAATGGTCGAGGAGCTTTGGAGACATTTTTGATCAAATGCTTTAGTTTTTGGTGTTCTTTATCCCTTATTAGAGCTCCTCCTCGTTAGGACAACCAAGGTAAAGTATGATGGATTATACCATCCAATAGTAATCTATAGCCTACACCAATGTGTTTTGTATTCCCTTGTAGGACTTCCTATATTTTATGTCAGCGCAAACTGTGCAAACTTTTTCTCTTTAAACagtgtttgtatattttttaacctttttagaAAGTTTTTGCCTTATGCCATGTGTAGGACCTTTGCACTGAAAACTGAACTTCAAGGTGTGCCGTCACATATATAACCTATAGTCATGTTCAAAGTAAATGTAAtagtcacccccccccccccatacgtTCTAAAAAATAGATGTTTCTGAGTGACATAGAGAGGGTTTCGATAATTATATTGTTATAGATTTATAATGTTAAGTTCAATATGCGTGcttatttgtattcatgttcCAACGGtttcaatgaaaaataaaatggattatagGCTATATCTCAGATTCTCTCTGACCTGCTCTCTAGCCCAAATCTATTTAGTTATTTCAAGTGAACACAGCATGTGATTCAAATTTCAAAACAGGCTTTAACTTAACACTGTCAAGTACTTTGGAAACTATAGCCtacactcagttgccagtttattaggtacacaaAGCTAAATACAGTCTGATGCAACAGTCCTGCAACAAAATCAACCTCTACATTGGTCATAATGTTccgtttttattgaaaatgtctCAGAGGGGTGTTGTGTGATCATTTTGGAGGAtgtagtttgtggtgctgttgagCTGTAGCGATTGCATTGCACTGTGTTTCTGGTATGTAGCctcatttaaatacattgacaaaataatagaaacaccTGTCAGTATAACATATCATTAGCACCAAAAGCTGAACCCTTAGAAATGATCAAGTTGATTGTATCGTATCAATGATGAGGTGCAGTGGGCCCAAACAAAGGAGCTATTGACACTGATTTTCAATTctctaatgtttaaaaaatgtgtgactgtatgacttaatatagctttaattataCACTTTGCTaacttttgggtgttttttttgtcttaactATAGATGTGGATTAATTACCAGTGATTCAATAACAGACCAGGTCTCTCCACTTCCCACCTCGCCCAGTCATGGTCTTTGTAAGGATTTGGAGAATTACGCCTCATCTGTAACACATGGTTGTTGTAGTTtataaactgacattttcagACACATGAGTGGCTTTGCCCTCCACAGTTCCACCACATATAACCTGGCCTTTtcctattttttaaaagaagtttAAATGTGGTAATTTAACTCTTTCTACCTATCAGTGCATGTTATGTTGTCCAACCCCTGCTGCTGATCTGCCAACAAAACAGTTTGTATCCAGCTGAGCTGACAAGAGTGACAGAGGGACAGAGTGGATCTGTAAGAAATGAGCTTTGAATAAACAGCCTATTGATTGTTTTATTCCTATAAAAACCCTTAGTTTCCAGTTTATTTGGTGCACCTAGTTATTAGGCCTATAACCTAATACAACAGCCCTGATTAAATCCTCCCTTCTTTTGGGTTGTAGGCTAAGAGGCAcggacaaaataacagaaacacttcTAAGTATAGTTCAAGCACCACAAGCTAAAACCTCCAAACTGATGACACAGTTGAATCAACGTCTCACTAAAACAGTTTCACATTATAACCGTCAAGAATGTAGGATTTATTGCTGGATTGTTGTATGCTGCGTTATGTTTAGCAGGCTATCGGTCTAGTAGCCTCCATAATAATCTGACTCTGAAGTGGAGTGTATAATCTTGATAAACAAACATAAGAAAAACTTGTCTTTAATATTTCGATACGGGAATCTTTTAAGGTACGAGTTAATGTTGAGCTGGCCCTGCAGTGCTATAacatacagtaccagtcaaTGGTGTATCATAATACCACTGGGCTGTAAAGGCTATAATTCAAATAATAGTAGCCTACGCTAtagatttgtttggtttttcaaACTCTAattgtacttttaattttatatgATTATTTACTAACAATCATTTGCAGAAATAACTTAACTgtagtgattttctttttgaattatGGATGTTTTGACCACTTTTATGATACATCCATGTTACAACACATTCACGAGCTTTACCTGCCAAAATGGCCGATCCGGCCCCGCCTTCACATTACCTGTGACCGGCTGCCATAGCTGCACGCACGaaaagaggaagtggaggagtTGTGTCTCATCAACGGCTAGGGCCTATACGAGCTGAACTTTACATCAACGAGAGGAAAATGTGGCGCATGAAGGTCGCAGCTCTGGACGAGAAGCCATGAAATATGCGCAGATCCCCACTGATTTCCCTCCGGATTAACTAGAAGTTCACTGTAGCACAGTATGTCCTCATCAAGAGTCACGCTTCATCTTTTACTTCTTACATTCGTCCCCTTCGTTGTATCAGGTAAGTTATAACTTAATTATTAACCATGATGATAATGATTGTAGGAAGTAACATCTCATCAGGCATTATTATTAGGTATTTCAAGGCGGTTAGTGCAGTTTACTGCTAATATGGATGTTGATGAGTTGTTGGGACCTGAATGACTTTAATGAGTCTATTGATTAGCTGGGACAGAGTAAATAAAGTTAGGCAGGAGGATTAGGATGAGGATTAAAGGGAGGTCTTCAGTGTGGCGCTTTTGTTGTTGACTgaactgttcacacacacacacacacacacacacacacacgcacatataatataatattaatataaactaATGCAGTGTAAACCAGATTATATGAAACAGCAGAGAGTTCGTTTCAGCTGCACGTCAGGACTGTTGTGTGTGAACATGTCTCTGTTTGCTCAGTGAGAAGGAGTGAAGCTAAACTGAAGGCCTCATCTCTCAACACAGTTGGTCAGGGTAACTTTCCTAATAAGACTTCTTTAGATTCTGATTTTCAGTGACATGTAAGCGGTGACTATAATGTGCTATTTTGGTTTTCAAGCCCACAACTCtaatgttttggttcactctcactgctctcGGTCAGCTGTACAGGACCTCAGctaacagcagacagacacagttggAGACTATCTGGTGaccatagtggagcatttagcagctaaagagtcaGGTATTTTCCTCAGGAGCTGGTAGAGACCCAAAACGaagctaaaagagagtgaatattagaTTTAACATGTGGCCATGAACTCAACTCCAAATGGTTATACTTATGTTACTTTCTGTCTGCTGGAAGTGTATACAGGCACCTGTTTGCTAACA
The genomic region above belongs to Etheostoma cragini isolate CJK2018 chromosome 6, CSU_Ecrag_1.0, whole genome shotgun sequence and contains:
- the LOC117946558 gene encoding transmembrane protein 158; protein product: MLNDSPTLLLALTAVAGLLQRCQGWSDEDLLLPPINSSNRFLANLEVDVRFSKRSVEESEASADASSLQTQTQCNVSVQRLLPTSLVARWESTFGFQCDVLIYTTNNHGRAFFSASINRAISPVVIEHLGVAGGQQELRLCVGCGMSRYRRFGQGRSRGQQTGDQVTFCCVDFSLDELKGDKSWRLNRKPIESTLVACFMTLVIIVWSVAALIWPVPIIAGFLPNGMEQRRPR